One Anolis carolinensis isolate JA03-04 unplaced genomic scaffold, rAnoCar3.1.pri scaffold_13, whole genome shotgun sequence genomic window, cgggtcaaggtcaagccggtagCTGGAGGcctttgcttgcaatatatgacatatttatctctcatcttgccctcccttatcagtgtttacttttccaaagcctccctcgctcttaaccaagggactgttttgaaaaggaaaagaagcccttgcaagtcaagaAGAAGAATATATCTTATCTTATAaaagtatttccccctgaaatatttgttaatctctgctacagatatgtaggcacttccccttgcaagcctttgcgatccctatgtatctatctacattaattttatatatgaatttccccctcgtatgtttgcaagtctttgcaaatcctatatacatatagatagctagagatttccatgtacctgtgtatctgtatctacagtagagtctcacttatccaacgttctggattatccaacacatttttgtagtcaatgttttcaatacatcgtgatattttggtgctaaatttgtaaatacagtaattactacatagcattatttcatattgaactactttttctgtcaaatttgttgtataacatgatgttttggtgcttgatttgtaaaatcataacctaatttgatgcttgataggcttttccttaatccctccttattatccaacatattcgcttatccaatattctgccggtccgtttatgttggataagtgagactctgtgtgtgtatacattatttttatatatacatttttgcctcacatgtttgcaagtctttgcaaatcctatacagatataattatctatatatagagagatgtctagataaatagatatgaatatagacatatagggcttggaaatatgtGCAGGGGAAatccacacaaacacatatagagatttctagatagatgcaggaggaaaatgcacaaatatatagagaggattttagggggaaatgcatatgtgaaattagtgtctataattctagatctatatctagttctGCATTTATATAGGCacagaatgtttgcctgttactatgttggaagccggcctgagtccccatggggaggaagatggggcgggacacaaattaagtattattatgttattgttaataccatattgttttttttaccctacttttccacttagagagctagtttactgtttttctttgaaatacggtaaatattcaaaaataagatgcaactgtctttcggctgccTAGGTTTagcagcaagctggactattttATGGTCAGCTTaccctgacctgggctggcttcgaactcatgacctctcagtcagtagtgatttattgcagctggctactaaccagctgcgccacagcataAAGCCAAGAACTGGACAAGAGATAtacacatgttggaaactgccctgagtcctctcgaggagatagagcggtatataattattattattatcaacacaacgacattgtatggcacagcaaacaagatagatatgctggatttcgtttcgcaaaaccacaagtcgaacacttcccaagtgtctaggactgtgtgatgtattttcggatgattcgtgcagatcccagcagggtggccttttgcagttggcagatcatgattttgtcaatgtctcttgtttccaaatgccggctgagatcttttggcacggcacccagtgtgcccatcaccactgggaccacctgcactggtttctgccagagtctttgaagttcaatcttgaggtcctgatagcggctgagtttttcctgttgtttttcatctatgcgactgtcacctgggatggcaacatcaatgatccaaaccttgttctattattattattattattattattattattattattattatttgttgttcaaATCTacatgcgtgcacacacacacacacacacacagatcacTTCTTACCCTGAAAACAAAACATTCTCCTGTCCCGAAGTAACTCAGCTTGCCTCCTCCTCGCTTACGTTCATTCCAGTCAGTTGACAAATAAGCGCCACATACCTAGGATGGGGGAACAGGCAGCATTTCAGGGAAACATAACAATCAGCAGTTTGACCACCAAAAGCTTTCATGAAAAAAAGCCTCAGAACTGGTAGATTAAGGATCAATCTACGTTTTTGGATATGCAGGTGATACGTGTTTCAATACATATCAGTCCCATCCACAAACCGTGGTGTTTGCATACATGCTGCACTGtataatagatgtaataatagAGAGATGGTATTTACAACATATGCTCCCCTGGTTTCATTTCCCCCAGGAATCCTACCAGTCCTAAAAGTGAAAGGAGGGATTACGAAAAacacctagtaaaggttttccccggacgttaagcccagttgtgtccgactctgggggttggtgttcatctccatttctaagccgaagagccggcgttgtccgtagacacctccaaggtcatgtggccactggcatgactgctggagcagtacctattgatctactcacatttgaatgttttcaaactgctaggttggcagaagctggggctaatagtgggcgctctccggattcgaacctgcaacctttcggtctgcaagctcagcactttaacatgctgcgccacctgGTGCTCTCTTCAGTAATACCCATGCAGTACAAGAAAAGGATTAGCAAACATTAGGGAGGTTCACTAAAATAAAGTTAATTCCATGATGAATCATGTTAGAAAGGATTTCAGGCCTTCCTTTGTCTGTTTATAGGAGCTACAACAAAGTGACATACTGTCCTTTAGTAACAATGCTACTTATCCTACCCACGTACCTCTTGTTTGGTTGTTTTGATCAGAAGGAGGGTCGGTTCATGTCCCTCGCAATGTGAATAGAACCTACATGAATAgagatgtatatatacatgtgagATGAAATTAGCTGCCTTGTGGCGCTCTGTTCACCACCATGGATCCCTTGACCAATATGTAAGGCGGGAGCATTACCTGCTTAGGCTGCATCCATGCTCAGAGGTGGTGAAAAGCAGCAGAGGCTGGCAAAGTGCAAAGCGTTCGGGAATCCACGACCAGATATCTCTCATTTTCTTTACGTCAACAATTTCAGACTTGAAATTTTCTGCATGAACGGCCAAGTGGACATTTTGCCTGCAGAGCAACAGAAAGCACTGCTGAGAAAAGGATCCAAGGACAACGCACCAAGGCACATAATGACCAAACCGGGATTTCCCTACGAGAAGGAAGAATAATTTCCAGGCAACCAGAGGCATTTGCAGATTAGTAGGTATACCATGACTGATCAACCCAGGAGTTTGTAAGTAGGAAGAAAGCTCTGCCACACAATAGGGAAGCAATGAAAGGGCAATAGAACGGACATGGCTCTATATCTATCTTGGTTTAGCATTTTTATATCTTTAATAATGCAATTTTTATAAGTGTCTCAGCTTGAGAAAgaagctagtaaccagctgctataaatcactactgaccgagaggtcatgagttcgaagcctgggtcgggttaagcctccgaccattaatagccccggcttgctgttgacctatgaagccccgaaagacagttgcacctgccaattagggaaatttagggaggctaatttacaacaccataaaaaactgccagcaaaatacgaggaaaggaatgaggaagtacagccactactggacggtgaagcaacagctccccctgtggccggaatcgtgaagctggaaaaatgttaaaaatgcctctgagtctgtctaatgtatgtggtttgtctgttggcattgaatgtgtgccatatatgtgttcactgtaatccgccctgagtccccttcggggtgagaagggcggaatataaatactgtaaaataaataaaaataaaataaaaataaataaacatgggaGTGAAGTCACAGGCACCCTCCCATCCTTTTCTCTTGGGAGTTAATTCAGTTGAATTGGCCCTTGGCTCTCCTCTTTCACATACCGTATGCAAGCAATAGAAGCTCCTCATGAGACCTGACAGATGCAGCAGCAGGCAAGTTGGTGTGGCTGGCCATTGCAGAAGTGAGTGCAGAAGAGCTGTTTACTCTCCCTCTCTGATACGCATATGCCACTGTACAATAAGTTTTCAGTTTGCCCTTTAATTGCTTTCCTAGAGTTTGCATGTCCCTGTATGCAAGCAACCCCAGTGCACCAAAGCCGTAGCCATTGGAAAAGAAATGGAATGTTTTGGTCTGAAAAATCCTATCaattacacaagccaacaaaatcgaactttttgtaataatcagaaatgaaggtaaaggttttccctgactctgggggttggtgctcatctccatttggcaagactgcatggagcactgtaagaataataataaggaacAATTTCagcctagatgttctgtttttcctccagaatggacatcccagagtttcttaatttgcataaccccacccactgcctcttccttaaccctttcctaccctttcctatggcatgcagttaacagaggaattggtcaGCAACTGaataagaggtttggggagaattaacCATAATTTACAAGACTTGCACTTGaccgacatccagagagcactgtgacccccaccaacaatggactaggaccaaacttggcacagagaagccccatgaccaactgaacatactgcaggggtttaggggaacggaccttgattttgggagttatagttcacctacatccagaaagcagtgaatccagctgacatcagatctggaccaaacttaagtccagtcatgtctgactctgggggttggtgctcatctccatttctaagctgaagagccggcattgtccgtaaacacctccaaggtcatgtggccactggcatgactgcatggagcgccattaccttcccgccagagtggtacctattgatctactcacattggcatgttttcgaactgctaggttggcagaagctggcgcaacagcaggcgctcactccactcccgggatttcggtctgcaagttcagcagctcagtgctttaacacacttcgccaccggggctccttaaacttataatataatactttatttatacgccgccaccatctccccgtggggactcggggcagcttacacggggcaaaggcccaaacaacattgacgaaataaacaacaatataaatacaattcacagtataaaagataaaaacagtaatacaatgtaagacaagaataaaacagttgaTAGTATCAGTCAACTTgtcacacagatccaacatggccaactctgtatactggcagggtttggaggtgattgccctgggaatctgggagttatagttcacccttatccagacagcactgaacccaaccaacgatggatctggaccaaacttaagtgatattagctaacaaacaatgccttcttctaataaccctggcatcactgggtccccaagctagttagttATATAGTTAGCTACCATTTTCCAAAACAAAGTTTATCTAATCATATAAAGAGTGACTATGCATCTTGTTGCTCACTTAATGGCTctgcattactattattattttgccaactGACTCCAATGTCCTCTACAGTATGACCAGGTCAAAACGGGCTCATATTTTGCCAACAAAACCCAAGAACTTCATGACAAATAAAGAGAAATCAAGGTAGATTACAATGGAGACCTTTTACACCAAGACTCACGAAAGCACTGGCAAGACTTCATTGAATTTCCCCTCCACTGATCCCATTTTAAGTAATGGTATCATTAGAAGTAAATGCTGTAATTGTCCAAGTAATGAGCAGCGGTAACAGCCgtgaggaagcaaagcaaaggcaGGTGACAGCAAAGAATGAAGATTTAAATCTTTAGACCTACCTTTTGGGGGATGCAACGCTGCAAAAAAGGAAGGGAGTAGAAGAGATGGAATTGACAGAACAAGAAGGCATGGAAGAGGagacaaaaacagaaaaacaaggaaaagatCAGCGATTTCAAACATCCCCACCGAagtgtgtggaagaagcctacaGAGAAACACAAAGAGTAAGGTCTGAATCAAATCAACAAAACGTTTAATGCACAGTTGTTGCATATTCACTGTTTTGTCACTTCTCAATTCCTTCCGAGCTTCTGGGTCACGTTTATTTTCACTTAATAGCTTTTCACACAACAGTGTCGAACTTGAGGTGACACTTCTATTTCCACATTTCCCAGACAGTGGGATATATCAGACATGTGAAACATCAGAAATACTGCTATAGAGTGTTTCTTTTTTCATGCTTATTGCTGTggcacataaaatccagatattgggttgctgtgagttttccgggctgtctgaccctgttccagaagcattctctcctgacattttacccacatctatggcaggcatcctcaaaagttgCGCATCTTCCTAGTCTCACAGATATCGTATCATCTCTTAACCTTCCCTTCGCCaagactattatttatttattatttattacaagcatttatatcctgtccttcccaCCCTCAAGGGGGAAGTCAGGACGGTCTTACATACAGCATCACTAGACGctgaacaaaccaatataaaacataatatataaaaacaattacagttaaaatagatagcattagataaaacatccatataaatatacattcatggGCACATTCCCAATCGTGGTCTGGGTCTGTCCATTATTCATCCTAATTTCGTTTTACAGTTAGAGCTGCTACTAttgctcaaaggcctggtcccatggCCAAGTTTTGAGATGTTTACAAAAGAATAGGagcgagggagcctgcctgatctcataagggagggggccaccactgagaaggccctgtctcttgttcccaccagtcgtgcttgcgaaggtggtgggatcgagagcagggcctcctctgaagATCTTAAGCTAAACACACCCGGGATGCACTTGTTGCAAACCACATTGATATGGTGCATGGGCTGTGTTTTATCTTTTTCCGCTGGCTGCACACTGAAGAAACACTGTGCTCCCACCCTAATGACTGCACTTACTACGCCACGCGAATAACGCTTTTGCCATATTACGTGACATTACGGATCACCCCAACTTTACCTTTTCTGCTTCACTGTGATGCCTTTCTGCTGAAGAGCCTTCtcattggccatctgcaaaagcTGAATCTCTTTCCGGGAGAAGAGCCGAATCGCAAACGCTTTCTCTAGCAACCTCTCAGGAGACACCGATTTCGCAATATCCCTAACGAAAGTACGGATGTCCTGTTGTATATTGTCCGACTCCAAAGTCTGCCCAACCCTGACTTTATGGAAGAATTTGAGGAGGGCCAGGGCGACACGATAGAGAACCTTGTAGCCCTCGACCAAGAAAACATCAAAGACACGAGCAATGTAAGTCAGAGGGAGTTCTCCAAAAAGCCAGCGCTGCCAGTCCGAATACACTTCCAGCACGTCTTCCGAGACGGCCACCATCAGCTTGTGGGCAGCCTGGCAGTACTTGTTGACCAGATCCCCAAATGTCATACAAGAGGACTCAAAAGCCAAGAACGTCTGATCAATTAAGTGCTTGGAAGGGTCGTTGCAGGCCAGGATACGGCAAACCTTCTCAAAGCACTCGGCTTCATCCCTGCTGTAGTGAAGGAGGAGCGCCACCACGGAAGGCAGAGCGGGGCAAAATGATATGTCTGGGAACTGGCTGGCAATGCACGAGATTATCTTCCTGACCGCACCGATGCCCTCCGCGTTCAGGCAGTAAGTGGGAACCAGGCTGTTGTCTACAAATTCTGGAAGCGGAAGGCTGCTGCTGTTACGCTTCCCAGCAATTTTCAATACAATGTCCCTGTAGACGTGTGCATCCGGCGTCACGGTGCGGCAAGGGATGTCACTGATCAGTTTCTGGTATACCTTCGCTCTTAAGGAGTGGTTCTTGGCCCAGTACCCTTGGCGAGCCAGTTGCTTCAGGTCTTGAAATTCGGTGCTGGTCAGTTCCTTTGCATCCTGGTCCTGGATGGTAGAGTCCATCTTATCCCAATCAATGAAGCGGCT contains:
- the tbc1d24 gene encoding TBC1 domain family member 24 isoform X1, which codes for MGEYSRFIDWDKMDSTIQDQDAKELTSTEFQDLKQLARQGYWAKNHSLRAKVYQKLISDIPCRTVTPDAHVYRDIVLKIAGKRNSSSLPLPEFVDNSLVPTYCLNAEGIGAVRKIISCIASQFPDISFCPALPSVVALLLHYSRDEAECFEKVCRILACNDPSKHLIDQTFLAFESSCMTFGDLVNKYCQAAHKLMVAVSEDVLEVYSDWQRWLFGELPLTYIARVFDVFLVEGYKVLYRVALALLKFFHKVRVGQTLESDNIQQDIRTFVRDIAKSVSPERLLEKAFAIRLFSRKEIQLLQMANEKALQQKGITVKQKSVASPKRQNVHLAVHAENFKSEIVDVKKMRDIWSWIPERFALCQPLLLFTTSEHGCSLSRFYSHCEGHEPTLLLIKTTKQEVCGAYLSTDWNERKRGGGKLSYFGTGECFVFRLVPEVERYEWVIIKHPELAVAGVEQANSSSQMSDPPSSASLPSNPSDRLSPFLSARHFNLPSKAASMFMAGGVECIIIGGGDGQALYIDADLNHGRTGHCNTFNNQPLCSESFQIAIMEVWGFRDTMSN
- the tbc1d24 gene encoding TBC1 domain family member 24 isoform X2, whose protein sequence is MGEYSRFIDWDKMDSTIQDQDAKELTSTEFQDLKQLARQGYWAKNHSLRAKVYQKLISDIPCRTVTPDAHVYRDIVLKIAGKRNSSSLPLPEFVDNSLVPTYCLNAEGIGAVRKIISCIASQFPDISFCPALPSVVALLLHYSRDEAECFEKVCRILACNDPSKHLIDQTFLAFESSCMTFGDLVNKYCQAAHKLMVAVSEDVLEVYSDWQRWLFGELPLTYIARVFDVFLVEGYKVLYRVALALLKFFHKVRVGQTLESDNIQQDIRTFVRDIAKSVSPERLLEKAFAIRLFSRKEIQLLQMANEKALQQKGITVKQKRQNVHLAVHAENFKSEIVDVKKMRDIWSWIPERFALCQPLLLFTTSEHGCSLSRFYSHCEGHEPTLLLIKTTKQEVCGAYLSTDWNERKRGGGKLSYFGTGECFVFRLVPEVERYEWVIIKHPELAVAGVEQANSSSQMSDPPSSASLPSNPSDRLSPFLSARHFNLPSKAASMFMAGGVECIIIGGGDGQALYIDADLNHGRTGHCNTFNNQPLCSESFQIAIMEVWGFRDTMSN